The Apibacter raozihei genome contains a region encoding:
- a CDS encoding class I SAM-dependent methyltransferase, with product MINQELLNKNVQKFITDNLRADLVSMRMKKSPFTGISSLELTQQIQGKKIAESKFPFLTKNDEIIYPPHLNLEQASSEITAKFKQTFISGKKGIDLTGGTGIDSLFLSQSSEIFYYVEPSKELLEITCHNFQKLNRNFIQSFNQTAENFLSENDEFFDFIYMDPSRRDFNKNKKFLLEDLIPNIIELQKDLISKSDQVYIKLSPLMDIQQTIEKINVSEIYLISVKNEMKELLVKLSKSDRKEFNPTIHCVNLESNQPDFSFQWNDEKNSVTPIYSNPEQYLLFPNASIMKAGAFKLISHQFKLKKLESNTHIYTSNIKFENFPGRIFSIIDSNFNVKKSKIKTFNIICRNYPIKIEEIKNKYKLKEGGDKYLIFTQSLKKNLCILAELN from the coding sequence GTGATTAACCAGGAATTGTTAAATAAAAATGTACAAAAATTTATTACTGATAACCTAAGAGCTGATCTGGTTTCAATGCGTATGAAAAAATCTCCATTTACAGGAATATCATCATTGGAATTAACACAACAAATACAAGGAAAGAAAATAGCTGAATCTAAATTTCCCTTTCTAACTAAAAACGATGAAATTATTTATCCCCCTCATTTAAATTTAGAACAGGCCTCTTCAGAAATTACTGCAAAATTTAAACAAACTTTCATATCAGGTAAAAAAGGGATTGATTTAACCGGAGGAACTGGTATTGATAGTTTATTTCTTTCTCAATCTTCTGAAATTTTTTATTACGTGGAACCTAGTAAGGAACTTCTTGAAATAACCTGTCATAATTTTCAAAAATTAAATAGAAATTTTATCCAGTCTTTTAATCAAACAGCAGAAAATTTTTTATCTGAAAATGATGAGTTTTTCGATTTTATATATATGGATCCTTCTCGTAGAGATTTTAATAAAAATAAGAAATTTTTATTAGAAGACCTGATTCCAAACATCATAGAACTTCAAAAAGATTTAATATCTAAATCTGATCAGGTCTATATCAAATTATCTCCGCTTATGGATATTCAACAAACCATTGAAAAAATTAATGTTTCTGAAATTTATCTCATTTCGGTTAAAAATGAAATGAAAGAGTTATTGGTAAAATTATCTAAATCTGATAGGAAAGAATTTAACCCTACAATTCATTGCGTTAATTTAGAAAGTAATCAGCCAGATTTTTCTTTTCAATGGAATGATGAAAAAAATTCTGTAACCCCTATTTATAGTAATCCTGAACAATATTTATTATTTCCTAACGCTTCAATAATGAAAGCTGGAGCTTTTAAACTTATCAGTCATCAATTTAAATTGAAAAAATTAGAATCTAATACTCATATCTACACCTCGAATATAAAATTTGAAAATTTTCCAGGCAGAATTTTTTCAATAATAGATTCTAATTTTAACGTTAAAAAGTCAAAAATTAAAACATTTAACATTATTTGTCGAAATTACCCGATAAAGATTGAAGAAATTAAGAATAAATATAAGCTAAAAGAAGGTGGAGATAAATATTTGATTTTTACACAATCTTTAAAGAAAAACCTTTGTATTTTAGCAGAATTAAATTAA
- a CDS encoding DUF4268 domain-containing protein has product MYSKEEAFQIKKKFWVSLGQYMALQVSSEGNRINWLNYKTGVKDLYFRTQFDNKSAWINIELAQKDLTIQESLYEKFEMFSGLLADEVGEDWIWNKKVYDEQGKIVCTIGIHFENKSIFRESDWKDVIDFFKVRLIALDRFWNTYKEAFEI; this is encoded by the coding sequence ATGTATTCAAAAGAAGAAGCATTTCAAATAAAAAAAAAGTTTTGGGTTTCATTGGGTCAATATATGGCTTTACAGGTTTCGTCTGAAGGAAACAGGATAAATTGGTTAAACTATAAGACCGGAGTTAAAGATTTATATTTTAGAACCCAGTTTGATAATAAATCAGCCTGGATTAATATAGAGCTGGCTCAAAAAGATTTGACAATTCAAGAATCATTATATGAGAAGTTCGAAATGTTTTCCGGTTTATTAGCAGATGAAGTAGGAGAGGATTGGATATGGAATAAAAAAGTTTACGATGAACAGGGTAAGATCGTATGTACAATAGGAATACATTTTGAAAATAAAAGTATTTTCAGAGAAAGTGATTGGAAAGATGTGATAGATTTTTTTAAAGTTAGACTTATTGCTTTAGACCGTTTCTGGAATACTTATAAAGAAGCCTTCGAAATTTAA
- a CDS encoding cytochrome-c peroxidase — translation MKNNKTFLLKIAAIIFSLGIFLNHTDPEEDLKNIINSYKKPLENWPSPFVDKGIPWQEFEPLEVDSLYYETQEKPEVILGKMLFFDPKLSSSNQISCSNCHDPELGWTDHRTVSIGHDHQQGKRNAPSLYNAAFRDKLFWDGRASSLEEQIAGPLEAHNEMNISKKEVVEKLSKINGYKKLFQDAYGSEKVTYDKIAKAIATFERTIKSQPSRFDKFLKGNYSSLTDKEIFGMHIYRTKARCMNCHYGKYLTDEKFHNIGLTYYKREYEDLGLYDTTKNPLDVGKFKTPSLRDLLLTRPWMHNGLMDDLTGIINIYNITLRINNPSKEQKLKDPLHPVVDTLIVPLSLKINEIDALKSFLEALSGSRYKMSRPDFPKN, via the coding sequence ATGAAAAACAATAAAACTTTCCTGTTAAAAATTGCTGCCATTATTTTTTCTCTAGGTATTTTTCTTAATCATACTGATCCGGAAGAAGATTTAAAAAATATAATAAATAGTTATAAAAAACCATTGGAAAACTGGCCTTCACCATTTGTCGACAAAGGTATTCCCTGGCAAGAATTTGAGCCTCTGGAAGTAGATTCTCTTTATTATGAAACTCAGGAAAAACCAGAGGTTATTTTAGGTAAGATGCTTTTTTTTGATCCCAAACTCTCATCATCTAATCAAATTTCCTGTAGCAACTGTCATGATCCGGAACTTGGATGGACTGATCACCGTACGGTTTCAATCGGACACGATCATCAGCAAGGAAAAAGAAATGCTCCATCGTTATATAATGCCGCATTCCGGGATAAATTATTTTGGGATGGTAGGGCTTCCAGCCTTGAAGAACAAATAGCTGGCCCTTTAGAAGCTCATAACGAAATGAATATCAGTAAAAAAGAAGTTGTAGAAAAACTATCTAAAATTAATGGCTATAAAAAATTATTTCAAGATGCTTACGGTTCAGAAAAAGTTACTTATGACAAAATAGCTAAAGCTATTGCTACATTTGAAAGAACTATTAAAAGCCAGCCCAGCAGATTTGATAAGTTCTTAAAAGGAAATTATTCATCACTTACAGATAAAGAAATATTCGGTATGCATATTTACAGAACTAAAGCCAGATGTATGAACTGCCATTATGGGAAATATTTAACCGATGAAAAATTCCATAATATCGGGCTAACATATTACAAAAGAGAATATGAAGATTTAGGCTTATATGATACTACTAAAAATCCTTTAGACGTTGGTAAATTTAAAACACCGTCTCTAAGAGATTTATTACTTACACGTCCGTGGATGCATAATGGACTTATGGATGACTTAACCGGAATAATTAATATATATAATATTACTTTACGTATAAACAATCCATCTAAAGAGCAAAAACTTAAAGACCCTTTACATCCGGTAGTAGATACACTTATTGTACCTCTATCTTTAAAAATCAATGAAATTGATGCATTAAAGTCTTTTCTTGAAGCTTTGTCAGGAAGCAGATATAAAATGAGTCGACCGGATTTTCCTAAAAATTAA
- a CDS encoding DUF6850 family outer membrane beta-barrel protein gives MKNAYVSFLIIHLFIFGPCSGQEIDSLNVILLDKYDFNSTIFRDEIALNPANMFYFRQFSSSEISIDYNYEKKNGFYDYTKGSGIDGVKFNAESFQILTPDKHVVWGKAYYSKVNQKNVTFNESSDIENIYPYISADSIGGTLKSETYFFEGGYAYHFNTNKIGILGRYRAQLDFRDVDPRPKNLISDLDIKAGYSKQLTNQFLISANIDFKNYSQSNDVKFVSETGHPVLYHMLGLGNYSYLFTGNIYNTNYNGNAYKAGLQFFNYKKSNFLFSLAFEKFNNEKSEKDSNNKLPMSKLNNKKYQFNLYKKFNLTPSSSFNIHINGFSQKRTGIEYYYSSNGSVKEQIDKKKQYFRTQKGIKLILNYVYKKYKSSYTISSFTDFQSDNEKYIRPYSSQKFTYLFYGVNLGWNQVLSNQTHLLFTTTIGWKKTLNHENKLYTLGLKKSLTEQLNHDFDLKKSEYFYTQANIKLYFKISNVNLFINQTYQSEFYTGKPNYLYTSGVGILF, from the coding sequence ATGAAGAATGCATATGTAAGCTTCCTGATTATACATCTTTTTATTTTTGGCCCGTGTTCAGGCCAGGAAATTGATAGTTTAAACGTTATTTTACTTGATAAATACGATTTCAATTCCACTATTTTCAGAGATGAAATTGCTCTGAATCCTGCAAATATGTTTTATTTCAGGCAATTTTCATCTTCAGAAATATCTATAGATTACAACTATGAAAAAAAGAATGGATTTTACGATTACACAAAAGGAAGCGGAATCGATGGAGTAAAATTTAATGCTGAATCATTTCAAATACTTACTCCTGACAAACATGTCGTATGGGGCAAAGCTTATTATTCAAAAGTAAATCAAAAAAATGTTACTTTTAATGAATCTTCAGATATAGAAAACATTTACCCATATATCTCTGCGGACAGTATTGGAGGTACTTTAAAAAGTGAAACCTATTTTTTTGAAGGAGGATATGCCTACCATTTCAATACAAACAAAATTGGTATATTGGGTAGGTACAGGGCTCAGCTGGATTTCAGAGATGTAGATCCCAGACCTAAAAACCTTATTTCTGATCTCGATATTAAAGCTGGATATAGCAAACAACTAACCAACCAATTTTTAATTTCGGCAAATATTGATTTTAAAAATTATAGCCAATCCAATGATGTGAAATTTGTTAGTGAAACTGGTCATCCTGTTTTATATCACATGCTGGGATTAGGAAATTACAGCTATCTTTTTACAGGTAACATTTATAACACCAATTATAACGGAAACGCTTATAAAGCCGGATTACAATTTTTTAATTACAAAAAAAGCAATTTTCTTTTCTCTCTTGCATTTGAAAAATTTAACAATGAAAAATCTGAAAAGGATAGTAATAACAAATTACCCATGTCGAAATTAAACAATAAAAAATATCAATTTAACCTGTATAAAAAATTTAATTTAACTCCATCTTCATCATTTAACATTCATATAAACGGATTCTCCCAAAAAAGAACCGGAATTGAGTATTATTATTCATCTAATGGGTCTGTAAAAGAACAAATTGATAAAAAGAAACAATATTTCCGAACACAAAAAGGAATTAAACTTATACTTAATTATGTATATAAAAAGTATAAGAGTAGCTATACAATCTCTTCTTTTACAGATTTTCAATCTGATAACGAGAAATATATTCGACCTTACTCTTCTCAAAAATTTACTTATCTGTTTTATGGGGTAAATCTGGGGTGGAATCAAGTTTTATCAAACCAAACACATTTGCTTTTTACGACAACGATAGGATGGAAAAAAACATTAAATCATGAAAATAAGTTATACACTTTGGGTCTAAAAAAAAGCTTAACAGAGCAGCTCAATCATGATTTTGATTTAAAAAAATCAGAATATTTCTACACTCAAGCTAATATTAAACTATATTTTAAAATTTCAAATGTAAACCTGTTTATTAATCAGACGTATCAATCTGAATTTTATACCGGTAAGCCAAATTATTTATACACTTCAGGTGTAGGAATACTGTTTTAA
- a CDS encoding DUF4876 domain-containing protein, with the protein MKKLNTYLNYILILFFTISCSNDDSYDVNSSNLTSVELKLLIPEDEKTYEIENLEVYFKEINSGIETKIESNSLLIKIDLNSGNYKISVQGSIKKENNLIKLTGIQESVLISGTHQIITLQLLKSIISNNDLLIEEIYYTGSKNSLTGIPYFGDRYFKIFNNSDQIVYADGLLLAESEFTTNDKKDYSPDIMNHAFAVGGVIILPGKGKEYPIQPGTSIIIAESANNHKSINSNYINLSFANFEMYNPYDDETVDNPLVPNTEFLFNSVSIDKKGVRSYIIARLPSTVSKEKFLTDYRYHYTYSEWGYPMEGDAMSIPNDWIIDAVNLSNGKDPDWILTSSSLDNGWTTCSLHEGDESRYGKSVKRKPIDSQPITKLKDTNNSKDDFEAVTPSLKNE; encoded by the coding sequence ATGAAAAAACTAAATACATATTTAAACTATATACTTATACTTTTTTTTACAATATCCTGTTCTAACGATGATAGCTATGATGTTAATTCATCAAATTTAACCAGTGTAGAACTAAAACTTTTGATACCCGAAGATGAAAAAACCTATGAAATTGAAAATTTGGAGGTTTATTTTAAGGAAATCAATTCCGGGATTGAAACTAAAATAGAATCAAATTCTCTATTAATAAAAATAGATTTAAACAGCGGAAATTATAAAATTTCAGTGCAGGGATCAATTAAAAAAGAAAACAATCTGATAAAATTAACCGGAATTCAGGAATCCGTATTGATATCCGGAACCCATCAGATCATAACTTTGCAACTTTTAAAATCTATCATATCAAACAACGATTTATTAATTGAAGAAATTTATTATACCGGAAGTAAAAACTCTCTCACCGGAATTCCTTATTTTGGAGATAGATATTTTAAAATCTTTAACAACTCGGATCAAATTGTATATGCTGATGGTTTATTACTTGCAGAATCAGAGTTTACTACTAATGATAAAAAAGATTATTCTCCTGATATTATGAATCATGCGTTTGCTGTCGGAGGAGTAATCATTCTTCCCGGCAAAGGAAAAGAATATCCTATACAGCCTGGTACATCAATTATTATAGCTGAAAGTGCAAACAATCATAAAAGTATAAATTCCAACTACATAAATCTATCTTTTGCCAATTTTGAAATGTATAACCCTTATGATGATGAAACTGTTGATAACCCATTGGTTCCTAATACGGAATTTTTATTCAATTCTGTTTCCATTGATAAAAAAGGAGTAAGAAGTTATATAATAGCCCGGTTGCCGTCAACTGTTTCAAAGGAAAAATTTTTAACGGATTATAGATATCATTATACTTATAGTGAATGGGGATATCCAATGGAGGGTGATGCCATGTCTATACCTAATGACTGGATTATTGATGCTGTAAATTTAAGCAACGGTAAAGATCCTGACTGGATTTTAACCTCTTCTTCTCTTGATAATGGATGGACCACATGCAGCCTGCATGAAGGTGACGAATCCAGATATGGTAAAAGTGTAAAGAGAAAACCAATAGACTCTCAACCTATAACTAAACTTAAAGACACAAACAACTCTAAAGATGATTTTGAGGCTGTAACTCCCTCTTTAAAAAATGAGTAA
- a CDS encoding DUF4876 domain-containing protein has product MSFIRWFREGLPPPLTLEWKLILNYNLMNKITLKKGIPVFFLSILLTVYNCSGDDTSYEAEQTQTTMNLTYPDQVVSSASGEFKLTLKEKNSGAIYTFEKEKTKTITKKVITGTYQINVEGYIVSDNDTLQIYGLIENTSITPASSQITIPLHLKVNSKEGDFLIQEVFFTGTIYPVTGKVYNSGKYFKIYNNSNRILYADGLLIAQSQFNTTLKHNITPNIFSTDFPVQAILQLPGKGSDYPVKPGQSIVVCDNAINHKQTNSNAYDMTPSALIGKDGTQYVFEYPNTVNPALGQVDNPEVPNAQVIFSTLNYNMFFLHNGGAEAYAIARLDKNTTLEQYLSQYKYDYSYVNAAGTITNRSTYKIPNSWITDAVNVSIEGKYEWLVTSTSLDRSWTYCSLIASDKTRYDKCIKRKIQGKNDKGIDILQDTNNSQEDFIPRAPLFIQ; this is encoded by the coding sequence ATGTCATTTATAAGGTGGTTCAGAGAAGGACTTCCTCCCCCCCTTACTTTGGAATGGAAATTAATTTTAAATTATAATCTGATGAATAAAATAACATTAAAAAAAGGAATTCCTGTATTTTTCCTTTCAATACTTTTAACAGTTTATAACTGTAGCGGAGACGATACTTCATATGAAGCAGAACAAACTCAAACTACTATGAATCTGACTTACCCGGACCAAGTGGTTAGCTCTGCGTCAGGGGAATTTAAACTGACACTAAAAGAAAAAAACTCAGGTGCTATCTATACTTTTGAAAAAGAAAAAACAAAAACTATTACTAAAAAAGTAATTACCGGTACGTATCAGATAAACGTAGAAGGATATATTGTTTCTGATAATGATACACTACAAATATATGGTCTCATTGAAAACACTTCTATCACACCAGCAAGTAGTCAAATTACCATCCCTCTACATTTGAAAGTAAATTCAAAAGAAGGAGATTTCTTAATCCAGGAGGTATTTTTTACAGGTACTATATATCCCGTAACTGGAAAAGTCTACAATTCCGGAAAATATTTTAAAATTTACAACAATAGTAATCGGATACTTTATGCTGATGGGCTTTTAATTGCACAATCTCAATTTAATACGACATTAAAGCATAACATTACCCCTAATATTTTTTCTACTGATTTTCCGGTGCAAGCTATTTTGCAGCTTCCAGGCAAAGGCAGTGATTATCCGGTGAAACCAGGACAATCTATAGTTGTTTGTGATAATGCTATAAACCATAAACAAACCAATTCAAATGCTTATGACATGACACCTTCAGCTCTTATTGGAAAAGATGGTACCCAATATGTTTTTGAATATCCTAATACAGTAAATCCTGCTTTAGGTCAAGTGGATAATCCAGAAGTTCCCAATGCCCAGGTTATCTTTTCCACATTAAATTACAATATGTTTTTTTTACACAACGGAGGTGCTGAAGCTTATGCAATAGCCCGTTTAGATAAAAATACCACTCTTGAACAGTATTTAAGCCAATATAAATACGACTATTCATATGTAAATGCTGCTGGTACAATTACTAACAGATCAACCTACAAAATTCCAAATTCATGGATTACTGATGCTGTTAATGTCAGTATAGAAGGAAAATATGAATGGTTGGTAACTTCTACTTCTCTAGACAGAAGCTGGACCTATTGTTCATTAATTGCAAGCGATAAAACAAGATATGACAAATGTATAAAACGAAAAATACAAGGAAAAAATGATAAAGGAATAGATATTTTACAAGATACAAACAACTCACAAGAAGATTTTATTCCAAGAGCCCCACTATTTATTCAATAA